In Candidatus Hadarchaeales archaeon, one DNA window encodes the following:
- a CDS encoding NADH-ubiquinone oxidoreductase-F iron-sulfur binding region domain-containing protein, which produces FFIHFLLEESCGKCIPCREGLRVLDRILTDLCLGKGKEEDLKMMEEVMELMRKASLCALGTTAVNPVLTTMRYFGEEYEAHLKGRCPAKVCRYLVTYYIDPELCQACGLCLTRCPVGAIRGGKEEVHVVDQGKCTKCGTCFEVCTFGAVRKLSGEPIPPPPSPGTKPRRRAG; this is translated from the coding sequence TTCTTCATCCACTTCCTCCTGGAGGAATCCTGTGGGAAGTGCATTCCGTGCAGGGAGGGACTGAGGGTGCTGGACAGGATCCTCACGGACCTCTGCTTGGGTAAGGGGAAGGAGGAGGATCTGAAGATGATGGAGGAGGTCATGGAGCTGATGAGGAAAGCTTCCCTCTGTGCCTTGGGCACCACGGCCGTGAATCCCGTCCTCACGACCATGAGGTACTTCGGGGAGGAGTATGAGGCCCATCTGAAGGGAAGATGTCCTGCGAAGGTCTGCAGGTACCTGGTTACCTATTACATAGATCCGGAACTCTGTCAGGCATGTGGGCTCTGTCTCACCCGATGCCCGGTAGGGGCTATCAGGGGGGGCAAGGAGGAAGTACATGTGGTGGATCAAGGGAAGTGCACGAAGTGTGGCACTTGCTTTGAGGTTTGCACGTTTGGGGCCGTGAGGAAGCTTTCCGGGGAGCCCATTCCCCCGCCCCCATCTCCCGGTACAAAGCCTAGGAGGAGGGCAGGATG